One part of the Augochlora pura isolate Apur16 chromosome 3, APUR_v2.2.1, whole genome shotgun sequence genome encodes these proteins:
- the LOC144467549 gene encoding uncharacterized protein LOC144467549, with product MLGEKNIFEEDEFSMNSTLDINNVPRKRKAIITTVDHDAEIGSIYGFDVPYARQYSDSISVSLGEKTRSQLRLNRKFRSVDTVNLGSSVKIFDEKPYAPIKCSNLNISTGSNRNLQEVVDNEIADYEKAALNTEANCTDKSEEKPFAKKIFDKVVEFFDLNLLRDPIFVNIMVGMSAAIFAEANFSTLTPFILTDMKLTTKEISTILSIVAAMDLLFRSLAPFLGEWLNQPPRIMYMISLMLLIITRSCEYHNRYKTIQLREYNN from the exons atgttaggcgagaaaaatattttcgaggagGATGAATTTTCGATGAATTCAACATTGGATATAAACAACGTCCCTAGAAAGAGGAAAGCTATTATTACGACCGTTGACCACGATGCTGAAATTGGAAGCATATATGGATTCGACGTACCTTACGCACGACAATATTCGGACTCGATAAgtg TTTCTTTAGGGGAGAAGACTAGAAGCCAGCTGCGCCTTAATCGGAAAT TTAGAAGTGTGGACACAGTCAATCTTGGCAGCAGCGTTAAAATTTTCGACGAAAAACCATACGCCCCAATAAAATGCAGCAATCTTAATATTTCGACTGGAAGTAATCGTAATCTGCAGGAGGTGGTGGATAACGAGATCGCAGATTACGAGAAAGCTGCACTAAACACGGAGGCCAATTGCACTGAcaa atccGAAGAGAAGCCATTcgcaaaaaaaatattcgacaaaGTGGTGGAATTTTTCGATCTGAATTTATTGCGAGACCcaatttttgtgaatattATGGTCGGCATGTCGGCAGCCATCTTTGCCGAAGCAAACTTTTCTACGTTGACGCCTTTTATTTTAACGGATATGAAATTGACGACCAAGGAAATTTCGACCATTCTTAGCATCGTCGCCGCCATGGATTTACTTTTTCGAAGTCTAGCTCCGTTTCTTGGAGAATGGCTGAACCAACCACCACGAATTATGTACATGATAAGTTTGATGCTTTTAATCATTACTAGATCATGTGAGTATCATAAT AGGTACAAAACAATACAATTGCGAGAGTACAACAATTAG